The proteins below are encoded in one region of Juglans microcarpa x Juglans regia isolate MS1-56 chromosome 4D, Jm3101_v1.0, whole genome shotgun sequence:
- the LOC121261104 gene encoding oligosaccharyltransferase complex subunit ostc-like: MRSKPETQTFSASMEPLSSGSVDPIFHLLRILPFSFLRLPKLRLKLPTLTLPSPMTVYALVLLTYFMVVSGIVYDVIVEPPGIGSTQDRATGSVRPVVFLPGRVNGQYIVEGLSSGFMFVLGGVGIILMDLALDRNRAKSVKVSYATAGISSVVIAYVMSMLFIRIKIPAYLS, encoded by the coding sequence ATGCGCTCCAAACCCGAAACACAAACCTTCAGCGCTTCGATGGAGCCGCTGTCGTCCGGCTCGGTGGACCCGATCTTTCACCTCCTTCGGATCCTCCCCTTCAGCTTCCTCCGCCTGCCCAAGCTCCGCCTCAAGCTCCCAACCCTAACCCTCCCCTCCCCGATGACCGTCTACGCCCTCGTCCTGCTTACCTACTTCATGGTGGTCTCCGGCATTGTATACGACGTCATCGTCGAGCCCCCCGGCATAGGATCCACCCAGGACCGCGCCACCGGCTCTGTACGACCCGTCGTCTTCCTTCCCGGACGCGTTAACGGCCAGTACATCGTCGAGGGCCTCTCGTCTGGGTTCATGTTCGTGCTTGGAGGCGTCGGCATCATCCTCATGGACCTCGCGCTCGACCGCAACCGCGCCAAATCCGTCAAGGTCTCCTACGCCACCGCGGGGATCTCCTCCGTGGTAATTGCTTACGTGATGAGTATGCTATTTATTCGGATCAAGATCCCGGCTTATCTTAGTTGA
- the LOC121261102 gene encoding nucleotide-sugar uncharacterized transporter 1-like isoform X2, with the protein MNKLVLNQVKFKFPILLTFIHYVISWLLMAVLKAFSILPASPSSKLTRLSTLIALGTVMSLSTGLANVSLKYNSVGFYQMSKIAVTPSIVLAEFILYKKRVSCSKVLALTVVSIGVAVATVTDLQFDLFGACIALAWIIPSAVNKILWSSLQQQENWTALALMWKTTPITLLFLVALIPLLDPPGALSFDWNFNSTLAILTSAVLGFLLQWSGALALGATSAITHVVLGQFKTCVLLLGNFYLFGSNQGKTSICGAFTAIAGMSYYTYLNLKQKSSKTSPRQASSLPISRLSKENGSVNDGNYGGESVKQDT; encoded by the exons atgaataaaTTG GTGCTTAATCAAGTTAAATTCAAGTTCCCTATCCTTCTCACTTTTATTCACTATGTTATAAGCTGGTTATTAATGGCTGTGCTAAAGGCCTTTTCTATCCTCCCTGCATCTCCTTCCTCAAAACTGACACGTTTGTCTACTTTAATTGCTCTGGGCACCGTTATGTCGCTATCTACTGGGCTTGCTAATGTCAGCTTAAAATACAATAG TGTGGGATTTTATCAGATGTCTAAGATCGCTGTAACACCGTCAATTGTTCTGGCAGAATTCATTTTGTATAAGAAGAGAGTTTCTTGCTCCAAG GTACTTGCACTTACAGTTGTATCTATTGGTGTTGCTGTGGCTACGGTCACTGATCTCCAATTTGACCTCTTCGGTGCTTGTATAGCATTGGCATGGATAATACCTAGTGCAGTCAACAAGATCCTCTGGTCCAGTTTGCAGCAGCAGGAGAATTGGACTGCCTTGGC CTTGATGTGGAAGACAACACCGATCACCCTGTTATTTCTGGTTGCTTTGATTCCTCTGTTAGATCCACCCGGTGCTCTCTCATTTGATTGGAATTTTAATAGCACATTGGCTATTCTCACATCAGCAGTTCTTGGCTTCTTGCTTCAATGGTCAGGTGCTTTAGCACTTGG GGCTACATCTGCCATCACCCATGTTGTTCTTGGGCAGTTCAAAACATGTGTTCTTCTTCTAGGAAACTTCTATCTCTTTGGTTCAAATCAGGGAAAAACTAGTATTTGTGGAGCATTCACGGCAATTGCTGGTATGTCTTATTACACTTACCTTAACCTGAAGCAGAAATCAAGCAAAACATCTCCTCGACAAGCCTCCTCCTTACCCATATCCAGACTGAGCAAAGAAAATGGCAGCGTAAATGATGGAAACTATGGTGGGGAATCAGTCAAACAAGATACCTAA
- the LOC121261100 gene encoding auxin efflux carrier component 2 — MITGKDMYDVFAAIVPLYVAMLLAYGSVKWWKIFTPDQCSGINRFVAVFAVPLLSFHFISTNDPYAMNYRFIAADSLQKIVVLIALFLWQTFSKNGNLEWMITLFSLSTLPNTLVMGIPLLKAMYGDFSGDLMVQIVVLQSIIWYTLMLFLFEFRGAKLLIAEQFPETAGSITSFKVDSDVVSLNGREPLQADAEIGDDGKLHVVVRRSATASMISSFNKSNGLNSLTSMTPRASNLTGVEIYSVQSSREPTPRASSFNQTDFYAMFASKAPSPKHGYTNSFQGGLGGDVYSLQSSKGATPRASNFDEEMFKIGKKRPGGRSMSGELFNGGFVSSYPPPNPMLSGSTSGGLRKKDSSGGGAVPNKELHMFVWSSSASPVSEGNLRHAVNAASSTDFGVIDPSKGAAPQHENAATRGMHDLDENLSAARKMNGDRELDMVEGLKFPTSGSPYTCQKKMDMEDQGDLNIGAKKHQMPPASVMTRLVLIMVWRKLIRNPNTYSSLLGVTWSLVSFRYHIQMPSIIKGSISILSDAGLGMAMFSLGLFMALQPKIIACGKSVATFSMAVRFLTGPAVIAATSIAVGLRGVLLHVAIVQAALPQGIVPFVFAKEYNVHANVLSTAVIFGMLVALPITILYYILLGL; from the exons ATGATTACTGGTAAAGACATGTACGATGTGTTTGCGGCCATTGTGCCTTTGTATGTTGCAATGCTATTGGCATATGGCTCCGTCAAGTGGTGGAAAATCTTTACACCTGACCAGTGCTCCGGCATCAACCGCTTTGTGGCTGTGTTTGCAGTTCCATTGCTTTCCTTCcatttcatttctaccaatgACCCTTATGCCATGAACTATCGATTCATTGCAGCTGACTCCCTCCAGAAAATCGTCGTTCTTATTGCTCTCTTCCTGTGGCAAACCTTCAGCAAAAATGGCAATCTTGAGTGGATGATCACGCTGTTCTCACTTTCCACTCTCCCAAACACACTTGTCATGGGAATCCCACTCTTGAAGGCCATGTATGGAGATTTCTCCGGAGACCTTATGGTCCAGATTGTGGTTTTGCAGAGTATAATTTGGTATACTCTCATGCTCTTCCTGTTTGAGTTCAGAGGTGCAAAGCTCCTCATTGCTGAGCAATTCCCTGAGACTGCTGGATCCATCACCTCCTTCAAAGTTGATTCAGACGTCGTGTCACTAAACGGTCGTGAGCCATTGCAGGCTGATGCTGAGATCGGTGACGATGGAAAGCTTCACGTAGTAGTAAGAAGATCGGCTACAGCATCTATGATTTCTTCTTTCAACAAATCCAATGGACTAAACTCGTTAACTTCCATGACCCCACGGGCATCGAACCTCACCGGTGTTGAGATCTATTCGGTACAATCTTCTCGAGAACCCACTCCAAGGGCTTCCAGCTTTAACCAGACAGATTTTTATGCCATGTTTGCTAGCAAGGCACCCAGTCCAAAACATGGATACACAAATAGTTTCCAAGGGGGTTTAGGCGGCGATGTTTACTCATTGCAGTCTTCAAAAGGAGCAACACCAAGGGCTTCAAATTTTGACGAGGAGATGTTTAAGATTGGGAAGAAGAGGCCGGGAGGGCGGAGCATGAGCGGCGAGTTGTTTAATGGCGGTTTCGTTTCATCGTACCCGCCTCCAAACCCTATGTTGTCGGGGTCTACTAGTGGTGGCCTAAGGAAGAAGGATAGTTCTGGCGGTGGTGCAGTGCCTAACAAGGAGCTTCACATGTTTGTTTGGAGCTCGAGTGCATCTCCAGTTTCGGAAGGGAACCTAAGACATGCAGTTAATGCAGCTTCCTCCACGGACTTTGGTGTCATTGATCCTTCCAAGGGCGCTGCTCCTCAACATGAAAATGCTGCTACAAGAG GAATGCACgatttagatgaaaatttgagCGCAGCAAGAAAAATGAATGGGGATAGGGAGCTTGATATGGTGGAAGGTTTGAAGTTCCCCACAAGCGGGTCTCCTTACACATGCCAGAAAAAAATGGACATGGAAGATCAAGGAGATCTTAATATTGGAGCAAAGAAGCACCAAATGCCTCCGGCAAGTGTAATGACTAGGCTTGTACTTATCATGGTTTGGAGGAAGCTTATAAGAAACCCCAACACCTACTCAAGTCTTTTGGGCGTTACATGGTCTCTCGTTTCATTCAG ATATCATATCCAAATGCCGTCCATCATCAAAGGATCCATTTCAATATTATCCGATGCGGGTTTGGGAATGGCTATGTTCAGTCTAG GTCTGTTCATGGCTTTACAACCAAAGATAATTGCTTGTGGAAAATCCGTGGCAACATTTTCAATGGCTGTTAGGTTCTTGACTGGCCCCGCTGTAATTGCTGCTACCTCCATCGCAGTCGGTCTTCGCGGTGTTCTTTTGCATGTTGCAATCGTTCAG GCTGCTCTTCCCCAAGGGATTGTTCCCTTTGTATTTGCCAAGGAGTACAACGTCCATGCCAACGTACTTAGCACTGC AGTTATATTTGGAATGCTGGTCGCCTTGCCCATAACAATTCTTTACTACATACTTCTCGGCCTCTGA
- the LOC121261102 gene encoding nucleotide-sugar uncharacterized transporter 1-like isoform X1 has translation MFNFLVRKDVRKILKRKDSDAGEKGKALEELRASLFNEFRLSEGARRQRQCRCGPIAALTFNFVVAVGIIFMNKLVLNQVKFKFPILLTFIHYVISWLLMAVLKAFSILPASPSSKLTRLSTLIALGTVMSLSTGLANVSLKYNSVGFYQMSKIAVTPSIVLAEFILYKKRVSCSKVLALTVVSIGVAVATVTDLQFDLFGACIALAWIIPSAVNKILWSSLQQQENWTALALMWKTTPITLLFLVALIPLLDPPGALSFDWNFNSTLAILTSAVLGFLLQWSGALALGATSAITHVVLGQFKTCVLLLGNFYLFGSNQGKTSICGAFTAIAGMSYYTYLNLKQKSSKTSPRQASSLPISRLSKENGSVNDGNYGGESVKQDT, from the exons ATGTTCAATTTCTTAGTAAGGAAAGATGTCAGGAAGATTCTTAAGCGCAAGGATAGTGATGCTGGCGAAAAAG GAAAAGCTCTGGAAGAGTTGCGAGCGTCTCTTTTTAATGAATTTCGCTTGTCTGAAGGAGCAAGGCGTCAACGGCAATGTAGATGTGGCCCCATTGCTGCCCTTACCTTCAATTTTGTGGTTGCTGTTGGtattattttcatgaataaaTTG GTGCTTAATCAAGTTAAATTCAAGTTCCCTATCCTTCTCACTTTTATTCACTATGTTATAAGCTGGTTATTAATGGCTGTGCTAAAGGCCTTTTCTATCCTCCCTGCATCTCCTTCCTCAAAACTGACACGTTTGTCTACTTTAATTGCTCTGGGCACCGTTATGTCGCTATCTACTGGGCTTGCTAATGTCAGCTTAAAATACAATAG TGTGGGATTTTATCAGATGTCTAAGATCGCTGTAACACCGTCAATTGTTCTGGCAGAATTCATTTTGTATAAGAAGAGAGTTTCTTGCTCCAAG GTACTTGCACTTACAGTTGTATCTATTGGTGTTGCTGTGGCTACGGTCACTGATCTCCAATTTGACCTCTTCGGTGCTTGTATAGCATTGGCATGGATAATACCTAGTGCAGTCAACAAGATCCTCTGGTCCAGTTTGCAGCAGCAGGAGAATTGGACTGCCTTGGC CTTGATGTGGAAGACAACACCGATCACCCTGTTATTTCTGGTTGCTTTGATTCCTCTGTTAGATCCACCCGGTGCTCTCTCATTTGATTGGAATTTTAATAGCACATTGGCTATTCTCACATCAGCAGTTCTTGGCTTCTTGCTTCAATGGTCAGGTGCTTTAGCACTTGG GGCTACATCTGCCATCACCCATGTTGTTCTTGGGCAGTTCAAAACATGTGTTCTTCTTCTAGGAAACTTCTATCTCTTTGGTTCAAATCAGGGAAAAACTAGTATTTGTGGAGCATTCACGGCAATTGCTGGTATGTCTTATTACACTTACCTTAACCTGAAGCAGAAATCAAGCAAAACATCTCCTCGACAAGCCTCCTCCTTACCCATATCCAGACTGAGCAAAGAAAATGGCAGCGTAAATGATGGAAACTATGGTGGGGAATCAGTCAAACAAGATACCTAA